TTCttctcggcgaggacgagacggcCGCCCGCAACCGCATCGCCCTCATCTGCCGCTCCtgccgcctcgtcaacgGCCAGGCTCCCCCCGGCACGcgctccctcgccgagcttggccCTTGGAAGTGCATGGCCTGCGGCGTGCTcaacggcgaggtcgacgagggccgccgcatcgtcgacgaggtgctcgaccggcgggcggcggccccttCCTCGCCACCCTCTGCTTCTCcttccgcggccgcggccgcggccagcagcgacagcgacaacGGCCACGAGGAGGATagcacggccgaggcggcgccgccgtcaccacaCGGCAAGAGTACCAGCTcggagggcgcgggcggcgaggcaggcagccccGCTGCCGGAGTCAAAGCGCGGCGCAAGAGTAAGAGGAATGAATGAGCAGCATGAGCCATGTCATGGGAacgggcgggacggcgtcCGCGGGACATGTGCTTCCAGAGGTAATGGAAAACAAAACAGCGAGGCGCACAAGGTACCACGTGGGTATATATGTAGCTACTAGGTCGGTAGGTAGTAGGCACCATGAAAACAATGCAAAATCTCAAAAGGAAAGCATACGcattcactcactcactcactcacacaccTACACTCACTTCGACACGGTCCCCCTCGCAATCACGCCGGTAAACAAGAGTAACAAAAAGACACACACGTCATGTGCAAAGTCTATCTATCATTCATACCCtctcccgtcccgtccgtcctaTGGGTTCCTTCTCTGGTCCTTGCGATTCCCGTTTGCCATGCCCATTCCATCCATTCAACGTCAAGTCAAGTCGAATCGGTCGTCGTGACAGCACCTCTTCTTTCGTCTTGTGCAGCTGCCGTGAAGCCCTCCCTTTGGGCGCagcctccctcgcccacAACTACATCCGAGGGAGGGCGCGTCCCAGGCAACGCAGGGCCCTCCTTGGTCCCAGTGACGCTCACAACGTATCTGAGCCCTCTCCAGGACGCGTGCTGCTACAACacccgccagccgccccctACCCAGGCAATCAACAGGCCAAGCGCAGCAACGAGGGTGACGAGGTTTCGACCCTCGGTGTGGCCGTTGCCTTTGTCCGTGAGCGTGCCGGCTCCTTATCGTTTCCTCACTTCCGTCGCCCagccgtcgatgccctctCCCCGACCGCCAACTTCGAGGCCCTCGATTCGCAAGCCCTTCATGCCTGGCGTGTCCTCGAGCCAGCCGTGCCCGGCCATGCCTCCCGCGTTGGCCCGCTTCTCCGGCACCAGCTCGAGCATCGGCGTCAAAAAGGTGGAGATGCgcttggcctcgtcctccttaAAGTGGTATTTTTCTCGCAAGACGTCGGGCAGGGCCCAGTGTCGCAGTCGGTGTATGTTACGCAGCTCGCCCTTGCGGTTGAAAATCTCCTGGCTCCACTTGCCGCTTAGGCATAGCGATCGGGGGAACGGGCCGAGAAGCTCGATGATCTGGGCAATGTGatcgtcgtccttgccgtaCTTTGTGCCCGACTGCGGGTCGAAGAGGTAGTCGCCGGTGATGAGCTCAAACACCTGCGGGGATTGTTAGTcggctcgtctcgtctcccGAAAAAAACAGAGGCAACTCGCGACGCTACATACCATGCAGGCCATGCTCCAGACGTCCGTACTGGCGCCCCACTTGGAGCCGAGAATGACTTCGGGGGACCGATACTGCCTCGTCTGGATGTCGTTTGTAAAGTGATGGTTCGTCCAGCACGCGTTGCCAAGATCGGCAATCTTGACGCTGATAACGTCAAAGGCGTGCGGATCTTCAGCCTTGCGCTTGTCacccgtcgaggccgaggagctaCTAGACTTGTCGAGCGAGATGCCGGATACTTCGCGCGAGAGGATGTCGCTTTGCGTGGTGTCAGCTTCACTTGCCCCGCTATGCGGTaggaggggcgggggagaaGGTTGCTTACGCGGACTTCTCGCGCTGCTTCTGCGATTCGTCGCCAGACTTGGGTGATGATTCCTttgtgctggtggtgcctgccgaggaagaagaatGTTATTAGGAGCAGGGTCAACGCGGGGCGGGGatcgccggcgagggcggcacaACACGCACCCTCGTTAAGGACTCCTGcgaggctgggctgggagcCCGAGGATGGGAAGAGGTTGTTCTGGTTGAAGGTGGCGTTGAGGGGAGACGGCAGGGGCTGGCTGCCGGTAATGAGGGTCCGCCGTCTCCGGCGGCCGTTGCGGTTGTTTTCCTTATCCCCCGGCTCGTTCTTGACCACCTTCTTTACGATCTGTTCGACGTCGCCGATCTCAATGAGGACGTTTTCGGGCTTCAGGTCGGTGTGGATGATGCCGCACTCGCGATGGAGGTAgtcaaggccgagcaggACCTGCTTGGTGATCTGCTTAACAAGTGCCATGGGTATGCCGCGGTGGTTCCAGCGCTTAATAAGGCCTAGGAGGTTCTCGCCGAGAACCTCAAAGACCATGCAGACGTGGGTGCCGTTGGGGCCCTTGTGCTCGAAAGAGTCGAGGAGGCTGACGACGTGCTTGCGGCCGGGATGGTCGGGTTTGGCCTGGACGATCTTGTTGAGGAGCTTAATCTCATCGATGGCGGTCTCGGTGTagtgggcggcggagcggacgACCTTGAGGGCGACGTGCttgccgttgttgttgtcgcgGGAGAGCCAGACGGTGGAAAAGTGACCCCATCCGAGCTTGCGCACGACCGTGTACTTGCCATCCTTGAACTTTTCGCCAATTTGGACGGGGTGGTAGCCGCCCTTGCAATAGTCCTCGGaatcctcctcgtcggccgtgttGTCGGCGGGGTcgtcgaccgacgacgatgacggcgaaTGGGCCATTGCGCCAGACAATTGGTGGGCTCTGTatgcgcgcgccggcgagggcaaagGTCAGCAAAGAGTTTGGAtgcgatgggcggcggcgcgtccgggagggggacggggaggggggttaGATAGGAGAGGCGAGAAAGGGtgtggcggcgctgggcagtAGCCGGTGGGAACGGAGcgggtgggggaggggatgaatggatggatggatgcgtttgcggcggcgagtcgagggcttggtgccggcgctggtgctggtgccggtgctggtgctggtgctggtgggaTAGTAAGTAGAtggcgggggggcgcgaCCAGCGGACTACGCGGGCTGAGAGGCGACAAaaaggcgggcgggcgggcggcgtcaagcaAGGTGAGGCAAGGCAATGCCATGCAGGGCAAGGTaaggtgaggtgaggtaAGGTGAGGTATTAGAGGGGTAAAAGGCTGTCCGGAGGGGGGCAGAGCAGCACTAGTTGAGCCCCGAGCGAGTGAAGTGAGGTAGACgggctgcgctggctggctggctggctgcactGCAGCAGGGggggctgcgctgcgctggcgtCTAGCGACAGACCCTCAATGCGTGACCGGCAGCGACGCAACTCATGATGATGCCCGATGCAGGGCACCAGGCGCGCgccgagccagccagcccagccatgcacccatccatgcatccatccagaGCCagaggccagccagccaggcgagCGAGGGGCCGAATCAGAGCCGCCAGCGTAGCGAACCCGGAGACAGCGACGATCAtgaagcaagcaagcaggcaatcagggaagaagaaaaaaacgaGACAGAGAGAAACGCGGGGAGAAATGGCGGGGGGTGCAACCTGGACTTGAGAAAgctcatggtggtggtgagtgaTTATGCGACTGCACCCGTCCTAACAtggctcgcgccgccgttcCGTTGTGAGAGCGACTTTGCTTTGCCGGCAGGGCGACGGAGCGGACCGAtttcgctcgctcgctctctctctctctctctatatctctctcttttctcgGTTTGTCTattgtgtgcgcgcgcgaaAAGACACTGAAGAGGACGAATAGCTCGAGGCGACGTCAACGAAACGCGAGATCAACGGGTCGGTCGcggggcgtcgagcttgcgcTTGAAGCTTGATGGGTGAGGCACTTGCGAGAGCCAGCGGTCgccagaggaggagggacggTAGGCGagagacgtcgccgtcagaggcgtggtgggcggcggcggaggcggcggcagtcgcAGCAACGGAAAGACGGGCGAAAGAGGCAAGTGGGAGAGCAGAGAGTGATGATGAGAAGGAGAAGTAGGAGTAGCGCGAAGTAGCTGGTGTGCTGCAGTTGCaacaggagcaggagcagcaagcagcGACAGACAGCACGGGCACAGtggagacgacgagacgggatGGACGAGAAGCGTGGCGAGCCAAGATCAGTCGGGTAACCCCAGGCGGAgaggcgccagcagcagcagtagcaacAGCAGCCAAGGTGTGAGTGAGGAtgaaagacgacgacggtaAGGTATGTATTACCTTTGCCGGACCCGGGGAGGGGCCACCGCCAAACAGACGGACAGTGGgtgcgggcaggcaggcaggcaggcagagcaGGATGGCAGGGCAGTGGCGGGGTGGGGAGAGCAACCTTggaaggcaaggcaagcTGATGCACCGCTTCCATCGAGCGATGAATGATTGACttgatgaaggcggcggcggcagcggcagcagtgggCTGGCAGGCCAGCCTGGGCCGCTACCCGACCCGAGCCCCCCAACTCCACTACTAactttggtggtggtgaggcaGTGATTGCAGCTGACTCCACTGAAAGGGCAACTGACGAACGGTGGGAGACGGCGGGGGGGGTGGAGCGCACTGGCACGGAGCACCGACATCCATGAGTCCATCATGGGTCGGGCGCAAGTAAGTAAGGTACCTAATATCACCgggcaggagcaggagctggcgctggcgctggaggaGCCGTGAAAAAAAGGAGGGAATCGTCATCAGGCCGCGACATCAAAcgcggcacgacgacgacgatgagggggGTAAACGCGCGCCGTAGACGGGAACGGGAACGATGGGAGGCGCTTGTTGCATCCATCATCAAACCCCCCCGAACTCAGTAGGGCAGTCAACGGGCATAGCCACCCGCATCCAGCACTTGATCCAGATGGCGGGGGGATCTGGTCCACGGATTGATGGATCCATTGCCGCTAAGAAAAGAACGCCGCACGGACCCGAcgggcagacagacagacgacgGGTGGCTGCCGCACTGCCCGGCACggcactgcgctgcgctgcgctgcactgcactgcactgcactgcactgcatgCCAGGGCGCAGCTCCATGAAATGGATGGCCCGAAGAGAAAAAGCACACACCCAAACGCTGAACGGATGCGCGGCCACTGGAAGCAGCCTgcgacaggcaggcaggcaagcacCTGAAATGAgcatcgacaacgacgacaaagggAGATCGCCTCAAGTATCTTTCGATgccgcatcgacgccctctcacggtgcctgcctgccttgcgcacgcgcgcgcgtcgccatcTCGCGCCCACGTTACGTCGTCTGCATAGGTGGGTTCCGCGCCAcacgacatggcggcggtggcgggcacCTTGCCTATCCtttgtcgtcatcgccggcccATGTGCcagcgcatcgcatcgcattgcagcgcagcgcaacaGGCCGGGCGTGGGAACAGACCAGACACCACCTCAGCAGGACGTAAGACGGCGACTGCGAGCACCTCACAAGCCAGCGCGCTTACACGTGCACCGCCCAGCCACGATGGAGGATAGGGGGGAAATGgaataataataataataaaagccatggccgccggccgctggCCATTGGCCTACGGCGTCATGTGCCGCGAGGTGATGCGCGGCTccagcggcatcatcatgcGGTGCATGTgcccccggcccagcccagcctagCCCCAGCCCAAGtgggaaagggagggggctgGTGATGATAATGATGGCCACCTGCCTGGCCCGTCGCTTGAACGGCCCGGTGCGCATCGGCCTGGTCGTCCCTGGGCCAGCTGTGGGCTTCCATCCATGCCACGCCTGCCTTTCGTCATGCCTTGTAGATGGAAgacggcgggaggaggggcgccAAGCGACGACCTTGTCGCAAAGACAGGTGGGGGGGTTCGCCAAGGCGCACTTGGTGGCCGGACATGCAAtcaaaagaagaagaagaagaggaagaagaagaagcgagACCCATGAATGATGAGGCGGTGGTCCTTGATCGCCGCAAACGACAGCATCCGTgggcggcagtggtggtggtaggcGACGGCGCTTGCTAGGTAGATTCCAGGAAccgacgccagcggctgTAGAAAGCACTAAAAAAGCAGGCAAGCTCatgcgctgctggcgccgcttaccaccgccgcccgcaacggACTCTGTATATAAAACGCGCGCGAACCAACAGGGGGAATggatgcagcagcaaagcTCAACGGCACACgggtatgtatgtatatatGTAGGCAGCGATGAGCGGGAGCAGGGAGAAAAATCATACGTACCCAGTCTCATCAtagtcgtcgtcttcttcatcttggtcgccgccgtcgtcgttggtaATGATGGGCTTGAGGTCGCCCTTtttgcgcttcttggccgcgaagctgccgccgccgccgccgttggagcctgtgacggcgatggcgggcggcggcagttgctgcgccgccgtctcttgcgcctcgtcggccgccgggGCGCTGCCGTTCATGGCCGTTTCGTCgtctgccgtcgccgtgccagTGTCGCCGGGTatcgcggcgcgcccgccctgctgtgTCGTCGCCGCAAGCATGAATGGCTCGCCGAAGGGGGTTAGCAGGGACcgactcgccgtcgtcgtcggcgtcgtcgtcaggaGGGTCGCGATTGGCGTCCGGGGCCCGCAGTCGCGGTCAGGGATCGGAATCGTGAGGCGCCAAAGCAGATGGTCGGTCCTCGCGGAAGTCGGGTCGCGCTGCGCATCCGTCGTCTCACGGTGAaatcggcgacggcgcagagaCAGGGAGAGTGGGGGGCGAGATGCGCAGGCAGGTGAGGCGGACAATGGATGGAATGGAATGGGAGGAAGACGGATGGATACaacgctggctggccggttggcgtgggtggtggtgtccgTTGGTGGCCCCTCTCTTGGACGCGGGACCCGTTCGCGGACGGTCCCGTctcagcccgcccgccgtaGTGGTAGCTTTGTTCGTACCTTAGGGAGGGGGCGACTGACTGTGAGCTATCCTGCGCTTCGATGGCTGTTCGCGGATGCTTCCAAGTCagcgttgctgctgctgctgctgctgccgccgccgctgcccgtcacCGCTTCAGCGTCTTGTTATTGTTATTGGCCTGGTGTTCGTTGTTGTGTCACATTCATCAATTGTTTGTTGCATGTagcatgtacttcgtagtgcTTCAATGGTACCGATTGTTGACGTGGGAGCGCAGCGCTTCTGCCGGCGCAATCTGTTGAATACGCCaagcccgccaccaccagacgcGAGAGCGCGTTCGTGGCGCCAGGCGTTTGTTGGGGCTGCATCGCGGCGCATCACAGCGTAATGCATAGCATCTCGGCAGGCACAAAGCAAAGAAAAAGTCAATCGCTCGCTCACCCAAACCACGGAAGCCTTTGATTCTACTAACGAGGCGGCCTTGCCGGGCAAGCGATGGGCCGCCCCTACCTCTGCCTCTGCTTCCATTCTGCCTCTGCTTCGGCCCTCCGCTCCAGCAGACCGCCAGACAGGCAGTTATCCCGGACCGCCCGAGGGCAGGTCCTTCCCATTGAGGCGACAGCACGACGCGGGTGCGGCTGGCACGATCGTGTGTACCTGCCCGGACGTACGCACGTATATTGGGGTACtcacgggcgggcaggcgggcaggcagacagaccTGCCCAGCCCGCACGGgcttgccgagcagctccgGTCCAACGTTCACGGCAACACCATCGTTTTGCTCAGCGACCTAACGACGACGGATGTCCGGCATCGCCTTCTCGAACATGGATGCACCTCCGGCCGGGCGGGAAACCTCGCGGATCATGGATGGCGGATCGGCAATTACTAGACCAGAGGTCTGCTATTCATCGGGGGCGCTCCGTGCAGTGAGAAACTCCATGCTAGCCCAGGGAGCCCAGGCACTGGCAGTGGGGGTGCCAGGAGGAATACCCCGGAAGGGGGGTTGGGGGGCACATCCATGCTGAAGAAGCCGCCTGTGGcaaggtacttcgtactactaACCTTACCTGCTACACGCTACCATGCCTACCTCCCaggtcggccgccgcagggacCCTCGGACCGGCCGCTGACGTCAGTGCCATTAACTCCCATCAGTCCCCCATGCCAGTATCCCCAGACTCGCATGAATCCCATCTTTGTTACCCAGAGTATCGCAGCCATTCACAGACCCGTCATCGCTTTTGTTGACTGCTTAGTTGTGAGCCACTTTAGTTTTCTAGCCTTACTAGGGCATCCATGGCCAGTGTACAAACGCCCGACTCCAGTCAAGGGCTCAGTCGTGCCACCAGCCACGCAGATCCTTCACCTCACCTCATGTCCTGACTTGGTAGCGGCAGTCCCCATTCCGAGGCATGTGGACGTCTGGTCTCGTCACATggccttcgccgccgaccacggGACGCCGTGAGCACGATGCCTCGGAGACGCTTCGTTTCACTCGTCACTCGCGTCCGtcccctcgcctcggcccgCTCGTGCAGGCAGCCGACGGTCCTCTCGAATCAGGTCGCACAAAGCCCCGGCATTGCTAACATACATGTGCGAATATGTACTGACC
This sequence is a window from Purpureocillium takamizusanense chromosome 8, complete sequence. Protein-coding genes within it:
- the SKY1 gene encoding Non-specific serine/threonine protein kinase (COG:T~EggNog:ENOG503NV4H); this encodes MAHSPSSSSVDDPADNTADEEDSEDYCKGGYHPVQIGEKFKDGKYTVVRKLGWGHFSTVWLSRDNNNGKHVALKVVRSAAHYTETAIDEIKLLNKIVQAKPDHPGRKHVVSLLDSFEHKGPNGTHVCMVFEVLGENLLGLIKRWNHRGIPMALVKQITKQVLLGLDYLHRECGIIHTDLKPENVLIEIGDVEQIVKKVVKNEPGDKENNRNGRRRRRTLITGSQPLPSPLNATFNQNNLFPSSGSQPSLAGVLNEGTTSTKESSPKSGDESQKQREKSADILSREVSGISLDKSSSSSASTGDKRKAEDPHAFDVISVKIADLGNACWTNHHFTNDIQTRQYRSPEVILGSKWGASTDVWSMACMVFELITGDYLFDPQSGTKYGKDDDHIAQIIELLGPFPRSLCLSGKWSQEIFNRKGELRNIHRLRHWALPDVLREKYHFKEDEAKRISTFLTPMLELVPEKRANAGGMAGHGWLEDTPGMKGLRIEGLEVGGRGEGIDGWATEVRKR